Genomic DNA from Chlorogloeopsis sp. ULAP01:
ATTCAAATGGATTTGAATACAGTGCAATTGTTTGATTTAGTGGAAGCTGTTGACCAATTTTTTGCTGACAGTCAAACTTTACCTGAGCTATCACTGGAATTACAACCAGTTCCAAAACGCTATGGCAGCAACAGTCAAGCTTTGTTTAAACAGACACTGCCAGCTAGTGTAGGGGCGACTAGTTTAGCCGCAGCAGCGATCGCTTTCGGCATGATCCCACCTCCTCAAGTGCGTTCACCCCAGCCAGAAACCCAGGAGCAATCTAGTTCAACTAATCCTAATGCCAATACTTCTGAACCAGTTCCTAGCACTCCTTTACCGCTCGCCAATCAACAAGTAGCAGCAAATTCGACACCAACTCCGACACCGATTTCCGCAGCAACTAAAAATCTGACACCTACTCCATCGCCTACTGTTGCAAATTTAGAAGCACTTTTAAATACAGTTCCAGAAATTACGGATGCATCCCAACTACGGGCATTAAACCGTCAAATTTATAACCAAATTAATCCTACTTGGAAAAATCGCAAAGCATTGCAGCAAAATGCAGTTTTTCGTGTAGGTGTGGCTGCTGATGGTACGATCATTGGTTATAAAGCTGTTGATTCTGAATCAAATCAGGTAGTTAATCAAACTCCCTTACCTGATTTACTCTCCAATCCTACAAATCGTACTTCTGTTCCAAAAGAAGCGATCGCTCAATTCAAAGTGGTCTTTACTAACGAAGGTATACTTCAAATTAGTCCTTGGCGTGGATACACTAAAACGCCCGATGTTACCGGACAAAAAATTACTGACTCTAATAAAATCAAAGAATTAAATCAAAAGCTTTATAGTGTTGTTCGTCAAAATTGGCAAGGCACTCCTAGTTATACACGTGACTTGAAATATCGCGTCGCAGTTAACAAAGATGGCATTATTGCCGATTATGAACCACTAAACCAAGTTGCATTTGACTATTTTCGAGAGACACCTTTGCCGCGAATGTTCCATAGCGTTTACGGCTCAACTGTTGCAGCACCTAATACCAAAGAACCCCTTGCTCACTTTGAAGTAGTTTTCCAGCCCAGTGGCAAACTGCAAGTTAATCCTTGGCGGGGATATAAATAGGGGACTAGGGACTAGGGAATAGGGGACAGTAAAAACTGTCACCTGTAACCTATTTTCTAGCGAACTACTCTACGCATATAATTTCCCCACAACTGAGCTGCTTGAGCACTACTACCAGATGTAGGAGAGTTATTGTCGTTACCCAGCCAAACACCTGTGGCGATGCGGCGGCTGGGAATATAACCAATAAACCACAAGTCAACGTTTTTATCAGTTGTGCCTGTTTTTCCAGATACTGCAAAATCACCAATGGCAGCACGAGTACCAGTACCACTTGTAACTACCCCACGTAGCAAACGAGTCATGGTGTTAGCTACCTCAGTGCGCAGTACCCGTCTATTGGCATCGGCATCTTGATCAAAGGAGTAGATGACGCGGCAAGTTTTTAAGTCATTGCGATCCTTACAATCACTACTGTCTAAAATCCTGCTAATCGCATGAGGACGATTCCAGACGCCGCGATTGCTAATTGCACCAAAAGCGCCAGTCATTTCCAAAACATTAACCACACTTTGTCCCAATACCAATCCAGGCACTGGATCTAATTGTGATTTAACCCCTAAGCGTTGTGCCATGCTTACGACTTTATTTAATCCTACCTGCCTTGCAATTCTCAAGGCAATGGGATTTTCTGATTGGGCAAGCCCTGTGGCAACATCTAAACTAACATCAGCACCGGCTCGACAGGGTTTGTAGGTAAATCCTTGCCAAGTTAAGGAACTACATGAATAACTTGTACTTGGTGAAATTCCCTGTTCTATAGCGGTGGTATAAGCAAAAATTTTGAAGGTAGAACCGGGTTGCCGTTGAGCTTGAAAAGCACGGTTGAATTGACTTTTGGCATAGTCGGTACCCCCCGCCATTGCTAAGACAGCGCCAGTACTAGAATCAAGGGTAACGATCGCCCCTTGAGAAAAGTTGAAACTTCTGCCAGCGTCATTGACATGATTGCGCAACGCTGTTTCTGCCTGTGATTGAATTGCGGGATCTAGCTGAGTCTCAATAATAAAGTTGCCTTCACCCGCTATGTCTTTTCCCAAGATGGATTCGAGTTCTTGAAAGACGTAACTATAAAAATATGGAGCAATTGTCTTGGCTTGAGTTTCGCAAACCTTGGGGCTAATTTCCACAGGCGATCGCCTCGCTCGGTTATACTCATCTTGTTTGATTTTGCCTGCGTTCAACATCCGCCGCAGCACCCGATTGCGGTACTCTACCACCCGTCTTCTACTTTCGTTATCCCCACAAAAATTGAAACTATTAGGCCCTGGTAAAATTCCTACTAATGTTGCTGACTCTGCCAAAGTTAACTCTTTTGCTGACTTATCAAAGTAATATCTAGCAGCATCCTCAAAGCCGGAAGTATCCGCTCCTAAAAACACCCGATTTAAGTAAGTCAACAAAATGTAATCTTTGCTGTAAAAAGTTTCCAATTTAAAAGAAACAATTGCTTCTCTTAATTTACGCCCCAAAGAATCCTGTCTGCCCACATATTCGCGAAACAAACTCCGGGCAACTTGCTGAGTGACTGTACTAGCTCCTTGCTGAACATCCCCACTTTTGGTGTTTATAAATATGGCTCGTAAAATTCCATAGGGATCGACTCCAAAGTGCCAATAATAGCGACTGTCTTCCGAAGCAACTACAGCCGAAGGCAAATAAGGACCAAAATCCTCCAACCGTTTCATATCTATATGGGCAGTTGTCCGTGGTTCACGTAGCGGTGTTTCTCCATCACGGGCATATACAATAACTGGAGCACGGGTGGCGATTGGTAATGGTCTAACAGAAAACTTTAACCATTCTACGCCGATGATTAATGCCATTAAGGCACTGACACCACCAACACCATAAGCTCCCCAAGTTGCCGCTTTGACATACACTGGAGGCGGATCGACATATTGCAGACGCACTGAAGCTGCAAGCTCTGGTGGCCCTAACGTCAGGATATCGCCGTGACGCAACTCTAGGGAGGTAACTCGACGCTTGCCACGATAAATACCATTCGTTGAGTTTTCATCTTTAATAACGAAAACTGGTTTTCTTTGAGTAGAATCCCGCGATAGTGACAAGTGGATTTGACTGACAACTGGGTTGCGCACAACAATATCGCAGGATTTGGAACTGCGACCAAGTACATAGCGATCGCCCAATAGCGGATATACTTCTGCTTTGTCCGTCCCCGCGTCCTGCACCCAAAGTTCTGGTACTCTGGCATTGGGCTTAAGTGCCAGCTTAGAAAAATCTACCCTAGCTTGGATTGTTTGTACTGCTTGCGTTATCTGACCAAGCAGTGTTTGTGGCTTGTGGGGAGGTGGGGGAGAACTCATCGGCTAATCGAACCACGCTTAAAGAGTAGAAAATCGAGGCAAAACGCAATCTCTATGTTTGTATTTCACAATTGTACCCATAGAGCCGCATAGACGTTGACAGTACGGTTTCGTTCCTAATTCTCTATGACACCAAGATAATATATAGTAATATGACTCGTTTTGTTAATTTTGTAACTTCTGTTTGCAGTCTAATATTTGATTCCTGCTATTCTAATATTCTGTAGTTATACACCGTATTTACTTGTTAAACAGCAATAATTGCTTTTTCTGTATTATTCTTTTATAACTATAGACAAATCAACGAATGATTTAATTTTTACAATAGCTACACCCTCTTACACCCTATAAGAAAAAAATACATCTTCTTTTAGGAAGATTTTCTTGATCCCATTGTTTGATTTAATGGGGCGAGTACTTCTTTGTATTTAGGTGTTGAGGTTAAGTTATATGAAGGGGAAATTTGTAACCCTGATTGGTACAGGCATGATTTTGGCACTAACTAGCAGTCTAGTTCTTGCTCAAAGCTCCCAATCAAGAACTCCACAACCAGGAGATCCAAGAAATCCAACTCCAAAAGAAGTTCAAGAGTTAGAAACGGGTGAGTCTGCCGCAGAAATTAAGCTTTCTCCAGAAGCACAGGAAATTTTGTGTAAGCGTTTCCCACTTAATTCACGCTGTGGCGGCAGCGCTCAAGGAACCACAACAACTCCTGAAGCAACTCCGACAACAACACCTGAGGCATCACCTGAGGCATCACCTGAGGCATCACCTGCTCCAGAAGGTACCACTGAGACTCCAGGAAGCACGACTACTCCTGACAATACAACTGAACCAGCACCTGGCAGCACAATTGAACCAGCGCCTGGCAGCACACTTGAACCAGCGCCTGGCAGCACAATTGAGCCAGCACCCGGCAGCACAATTGAGCCAGTACCTGGCAGCAGCCCAAGCAACATTACTCCCGCTCCTCAAACAGTACCCGCCCCGGACGCAACTCAAAGTCCTGACTCTGGCAACACAATTAAAATCACCCCCGCTCCTGGCAGCACCACTGAACCAGGAAGCACAACTACTCCCGGCAGCATGGGCGATCCAACCAATACATCTCCTTCCAGCGTTCCTAGCGGTGTGGAAACAGTTCCTAATACTGGCAACTAACAAATTATGGCTTTAAGCTAGTTGAGATTCAATCTGAGACTAGTTAATAGCATTTTGATGATGAGTTGAAAAAATCACAGGAAGATTTTTAGCCAGAAAATAGGAGGCAGATTGTATCTGTCTCCTGTTTATTTGTAGTAGGTGATCAGACTTTTACCGTGGTCTGCGATTTGAAGTTGGTGTTTTTTTAAAAGTAGCAATTAGCAAACAAGCAATACCAACGTTAATAAACACATCTGCAAGATTAAACACTGGAAAGTTGATCAGTCGAAAATCAAGAAAATCAATAACATAACCCAACACAAAGCGATCTATTCCATTACCCATTGCACCACCTAATATCAGTCCATAACCCAGTTGATCCCAGCGATGTAAAATTGGGCCAAACCAGGCTAAAGCTATCAATGCTAAACTTACTCCCAATGATAGCCAGCGCAACCATTCTACTTTGCCTGAGAGTAAACTAAAAGCTGCACCAGTATTGGTAACATAGGTAAAATGAAAGATTCCAGGTAAAAGTGGCAACGTCTGCCCCAAGTTAAAGGTTTGAGCAACCCAGTATTTTGTCAATTGGTCTAATAAAAAAACTATGAGGGCGGCGATCCAAAAGAGGGAATTTTTTAAATGCATAGCTAGTTAGTCAAGAGGAGGACACTTGCACAAGAAGGGTTCCCGCAGGTTACAAAGTGTCCGTTCAATAGTCAATAGTCAATGGTTTATAGTCAATAGTCAATAACTTGCGTTATGGCGTTTTCTAATCTACTGAGGTACTGAGTACATTGCTAAGTGGTGAAGCAAAATTAAAGTTATGGGTGGAGGCAAGGGAACTCTTAACGGGGAACAGGGAACAGCAAAAAATGTGTAATTAATTTTGTTTAGATACTTAATAAAATTGGGCAAACCTCCGCGTACCCACCGAAGTTATAATTGCCGGAAGCCGAAGCTCATACTTCTCTGTGCGCCACTTTAGTGTGCCTCTGCGTTTAAAACATTGGTTGTGTACCTCACTTAATAGGGAATCGCTGTAATACAGATACTCTTATTAAAAGCAAACATTAATACACAAGCAAAGACGCGGCAATTGAAAGCTAATAGAACATTATTTGCCGCAGTACATATGCTATGAGTGTAATGGCGCAGATAACTGCTATTTGTCCTGGTAGTGCAAACCAAGAATATTTAAGAATTGCTTGCGTTAGTGACAAAGTTTCTGTACCTTGCCACTGAAAAAAATAACTGAGAATTAAATAACAAATACCGCAGATATGAACAGTTAACAAGCCACAAATGCAACTAAAAGCCAAAGTTTCGAGTCTAGGTCTAGCTTTAAAGGCAAAAAAGCCACAAATCCAAGCTCCAGGAATAAAACCTAATAAATAGCCAAACTGAGATAATCTAACATACCCTATACCACCACCGTCAGCAAACACAGGTAACAAAGTTAAGCCCATAACTAAATAGGCAATTTGTGAAAGCGCACCTGCATTTTTGCCGCCTAAACAACCCACTAGGAGCACTCCGCCAATTTGAAAGGTGACGCCCAGAGAAAAAGTATGAATTCCGTGCTTACTCCAACTTAAAGGTAGGGTAGTGATATGCGCTTCTAAGAAGGTACCACCCATCGTTAGCAGTAAGCCAATCATAGACCATAACAGTTGATTGGATGCAGCTAACATTTACAAATACTCGTGCCAATAATTCTCATGTCACAGTAGAAAATTAAAATAAAATATTGTATTTTTACCTTTTACTGAAAAAATTGCCATATTTTAAAGTTACTCTGAATTATACAAATTTCAGCATAGATGTAAAGCAATTAACAGTCTGCTTGGGATTTTGCCACAATTACTATCTACACACTCAAAGTTGTCAAGAACTGATCGATGTTCTCAATTATAGGCTGGTCTAAAACAGTAGCTTGTATGTGGCAAACAATTGCCTTGCTGGCGTAAATATACTTATAAATATTCTTGGTGTTTGGAGTATAAAGATACTATTGATACTAAATAATTGAGATGTGAGATATGTAGTAATTGACTACTCAAGCTACGGCGATCGCTTTTGTTTCTGGTGCTTTGTTCCAGATTCATCTGCTCATACTCTCTAGTAAAATTTACTGAATATTAATACAAAAACATCATTATGGTGATATGCAAATTTACTAACTTATTAGAAGACTTTATTACTTCTTGTTTTTCAATTTTAAATAACTTAATCAATATTTAATATTTTTTTGAAATCACTTTATTTGAATTTCATAAATACAAATGTACTGGTAAACATTTAACAAGCAATTTAAATAAATTATACGTGCCAAGTTTTAGCTAACAAACGAAAGTAAACTTTCCAAAAATTACAGGATAAAAATGTGATTGTTTGACCTGGCTTAACCTTTGCTTAACCAAGCGAATATATACTTTGTAGAGGCATTAGTTGTAAAAAACACTAAAATCACATCCATGCTTTTCCGTACACCTGCAATTAATCAGTCTCTTTTATCAAAAACAGTTTCAGTATTAGTTTTAGCGATGAGCTTGGCAGCTTGTGGTGGTGAAAACAATACTGCGACTAACGATGCATCCCCTAATACTGCTACTGATGCTACTGCCTCTAGCCCAGGAAAACTGGATCTTGGTGGAACTGTACGATTAACTGGAGCTGGTGCCTCTTTCCCCGCGCCACTGTATCAAACTTGGTTTCAGAATTTGAACAAGAAATATCCTAGCCTCCAAGTGAGTTATCAGTCAGTTGGTAGTGGTGCTGGAGTTGAGCAATTTACCAAAGGTACTGTGGACTTTGGTGCTAGTGATGTGGCAATGAAGGACGACGAAATCCAAAAAGTACCACAGGATAAAGGTGTATTACTGTTACCAATGACAGCTGGTACTATTGTACTGGCATATAACCTGCCTGGTGTTGAGCAGTTAAATTTACCAAGAGCAGTATATACAGATATATTACTAGGCAAAATTAAGACCTGGAATGATCCGAAAATTGCTGCTGCTAACTCTGGAGTTAACCTCCCTAACGAACCAATTACAGTTGTGTATCGCTCAGATGGTAGTGGAACCACTGGTGTCTTTACCAAACACATGAGTACGATTAGCCCAGAATGGAAAAGCAAAGTTGGTGAAGGCAAAACAGTCAGTTGGCCTGTGGGAGTTGGTGCAAAGGGTAACGAAGGCGTTACAGCCCAAGTTCAACAAACTCAAGGTTCAATTGGCTATATAGAGTATGGTTATGCCAAGCAAAACAATCTCAAATTTGCAGCTTTGGAAAATAAGGCTGGTAAATTTGTGACACCTAACGATGAATCAGCATCTAAAACCTTAGAAGCTATTACTTTACCAACAAATATGCGTGCCTTTGAACCAGATCCACAAGGTGATGCATCTTATCCCATCATTAGTTACAGCTGGATTTTAGCTTATAAGAAATACCCCGATGCAGCAAAAGCCAAAGCAGTTGAAGCAATGATTGAGTATGGCTTGACCGAAGGACAGAAAGTAGCTCCAGAACTAGGTTACGTTGCTTTACCTCAAAATGTAATTGAGAAAGTGGCAGCAGCAGCCGATGCTATTAGCCCGGATTACAAAATTGCTGTGGGTTCAAGCAATAGTCCTAGCGCCAACAAATAGCATTTTGTGCTTTTGTGATTTGCTGTAATTAACCAACTTACTAATCCAATTACTAATGTGGTTATGTGGTTCGCTCCCACTTTTTTAACCGTTGATGGATAAAGTCATTCATGAATACATCAGCCAATCATCATCAGCCAACAGTAAAACCACGTTCAGAATTTGAAAAGTCGTTGGATCGTGGCTTTATTTGGCTGACGCGAATATTTGCACTGGCGATCGCAGGCATTTTATTATGGATAGCAATTCAAGTTGGCGCAGATGCAATGCCAGCAATCCAAAAATTTGGTGCCAACTTTTTAAGTAAAAGTGTTTGGAATCCAGTAAATAACGATTACGGTGTATTACCAGCAATATATGGAACATTAGTAAGTTCCTTTCTCGGTCTATTAATAGCAGTGCCAATTGGTGTTGGAACAGCAGTGCTATTGAGTGAAAATCTATTACCAGTATCAGTACGGACAGTATTAGTATTCTTAGTCGAACTGCTAGCAGCGATTCCGAGTGTAGTTTACGGGATTTGGGGAATATTTGTTTTGGTACCGATCATCACAGCCATAGGCAGATGGCTGAATACTTATCTAGGTTGGCTACCAATATTTAGCACCCCTCCTACAGGCCCTGGAATGTTACCAGCAGGAGTTATCTTGGCAATTATGACATTGCCGATCATCACGGCAATTTCGCGCGATGCTTTAATTGCGGTGCCTCGGAACTTACGCGAAGCAGCAGTTGGACTGGGAGCAACGCGTTGGGAAGCAATTTTAAAAGTGATTATTCCCGCAGCTTTCTCTGGCATAGTCAGTGCAGTCATGCTTGCCTTAGGTAGAGCAATGGGAGAAACAATGGCTGTAACAATGTTGATTGGAAATGCTAACACAATCAGCCCCTCATTATTTGCACCAGCCAATACAATTTCTTCTCTTCTAGCAAATCAATTTGCAGAAGCAAGCGGTTTGCAAGTGGCTGCTCTGATGTATGCGGCATTAATTTTGTTTGTTTTGACATTACTAGTCAATATTCTCGCAGAGTTTATCGTTCTGCGGATGAAGCGGCTGTAGACATTTGTTGTTTGCGTGTTTTAAAGTATGTCTTCTTTTGTCCCCAATCAGCCCGATCCCAAATTGATCCGCAGCAGTCTGACTCGCACTTCGATGTCAGGACGAACGCTGTTTAGCACAGTGATGACAGTTTTAGCATTTTTATGCGGGGCATTGGCACTTTTGCCTTTACTAGCAGTACTTTCTTACGTCATTATTCAAGGCTTAGGCAGTTTTCGGTTGAGTCTATTTACCGAATTGCCACCACCACCATTGGTGCAAGGGGGTGGGTTTGGTAATGCGATCGTCGGCACATTAATCATGGTAGGCATCGGCGCTCTGATTAGCATTCCTTTTGGTGTGTTAGCAGCGATTTATCTGACTGAGTTTAGCTCCGGGAAGATATCTCGTTGGGTACGTTTTGCCACAAATATTCTCAGTGGGGTACCCTCGATTATTGCGGGTGTATTTGCCTATGCAATTGTGGTGACAACACTAGGTACATTTTCTGCGATCGCCGGAGGAGCAGCGCTAGCAGTACTAATGTTACCGATTATTGTGCGAACAACAGATGAAGCTTTGCAATTAGTATCACAAGACTTGCGTCAAGCAGCATTTGGAATTGGAGCAACAAACTTTCAGACTGTGATGTTAGTGGTACTGCCGGCAGCATTACCAGCAATTGTGACTGGGGCAACATTATCAATTGCTAGAGCCGCAGGAGAAACCGCACCCCTCCTATTCACAGCTTTATTCTCTCAATACTGGCCTAGTGGTTTATTGGAACCAACTGCTTCCCTTGCAGTTTTAGTTTTCAACTTTGCCATTGCTCCATTCAGAAACTGGCAGTCATTGGCTTGGGCAGCATCTTTGATTTTGGTACTGATGGTTTTAATTACCAGTATTATTGCTCGTTGGGCAACTAGTCGCAAAGCATACTAATTTTTTGATTGACAAGTTTAGCACAGTTAAATTTCAAACCCAGGATTTATTTATGGCTACTGACGTTAGTACTGCAAATCAAACTGAAACAGTTTTACGTACAGAAGCGCTGAACATTTACTACGGTAAATTTTTGGCAGTACGTGACGTTTGGATGAATGTTCCCAGAAATCGAGTGACTGCTTTCATTGGCCCTAGTGGATGTGGTAAGAGTACGCTATTACGTTGTTATAATCGCTTGAACGACTTGATTGAATCGTTTCGGGCAGAGGGTAAAGTTTTTTACTATGGTGAAAATTTGTATGCTCCTCACATCGATCCGGTAGAGGTGCGGCGTAAAATCGGGATGGTATTTCAAAGACCGAACCCGTTTCCGAAATCGATTTATGAAAATATTGCTTTTGGACCGAAAATTAACGGTTACAAAGGTGATATGGATGAATTGGTGGAGCGATCGCTCAAGCAAGCTGCTTTATGGGATGAGGTTAAAGATAAACTCAAGCAAAGTGGTTTGTCTTTATCTGGTGGACAACAACAGCGCTTGTGTATTGCCCGCGCGATCGCTGTTCAACCAGATGTAATTTTAATGGATGAGCCTTGTTCGGCTCTCGATCCGATTTCGACACTGCAAGTTGAAGAATTGATTCACGAACTCAAGCAGCGATTTACTGTGGTGATTGTGACTCATAATATGCAACAAGCATCGCGTGTATCAGATATGACAGCATTTTTCAACGTTCAGACTTCAGAAAAAGGTAGCCGGACTGGTTACTTAGTTGAATTTGACCGCACAGAGGCTATTTTCCAAAATCCTCAACAGGAAGCTACTAAAGAGTACGTTAGCGGTAAATTCGGTTAAAATAAGTAACTTTCATTACAGCAATTAATGGTACATATTGTGTGAAGCTGGTTCTTTGGCGGTTAGTCAGGACTAGCTTTTTGGATTTAATAATCATGGCTACCTGATTTGCGGTGCTGGATGGCTGTCATGCCCGTAGGTTCTAACACTTCTCCTTTATCTACAGTTGCATAAATTAACCAGCGATCGCCACATTCCATTAAATTTTGGACAGTGCATTCTAAATAGGCAAGAGCATCACTGAGAATTAGGCAACCGTTGTTAGCTGTTTGAGTTGCCAATTGACTAAAAGGATTTTCTTGAGGTGTATTGCGAGAAGAAAAATGCCGTCTGAGATTGCGTCCTTCTTTAAGGATATTAAGAACAAACTGATCATCTGGATGAATGAGGGCATCAGCATTTTGTTCCTGGGCAATGGCAATCATTAAACCAGGGGGAGTAAAAGTAGCTTGGGATACCCAAGATGTTAAGATTCCACTGTGGTTGTTATCCTGTTGGGTAGTCAAAACGCACAAAGAACCAACAATCCGCCCGACAGCTTGTTCTGTGCGATCAATATGCGCTTCTGTTAGAGCTTGGCGAGGAGCGCGAAGTTTTTTATTCTTTTTCAATATTTGGGCAAATTCTGCTCCTGCATCTTGGCACTGCTGTAAGGTAAATTCAGTAGGACTGAAGCGAACGCGGATACTTTCAAACCCCAAACGGTAATTAGCATCCAGCAACTTACTTTCAATTAAATCGACAGCCTCGCCACTCCAACCATAAGAACCAAAAACTCCCGCTAGCTTAGTTTTCGCTGCCGTAGACAGTACAATACCCAAGGCAGTTTGGATTTGAGTAGGTGCATGGCCACCTAAAGTAGGGGAACCGATCATAAAACCATCGCAAGACTCAATCGCACGAGTAATTTCAGAGGGTTCTGCTAGTTCGCAGTTGATAGATTCGACAGCAATTCCACTTTGAATTAAACCTTGAGCGATCGCAACTGCCAATGTCGCTGTATTGCCGTAAGCAGAGGCAAAAAGCAAGGCTACTCGCAATTGTTGGGTTTTTTGTTCTTGGCACCACTTACGGTAATCGTAGGTAAAGCGACTGAGACTGTAGCGGATGATCGGGCCGTGTCCAGGGGCGTAAAATTTAGTTTTTAAGGGTGCTAATTTCTCTAGAGCTACTTCAACTTGTTTTGCCTGGGTAGCATGGAGACAGTCAAAATAGTAGCGCCGATCCTCATCCAGTTCTTTCCAGTTTTCATCAAACAGAACATCATTACAGACATGAACCCCGAAGAACTTATCAGTATACAGAATACAGGTAGCAGGGTCATAAGTACATAATCCATCTGCCCAACGAGGGGTTGGTACACTCACAAATTGCAGTTGGTGTCCTCCTCCCAAGTCAAGAGTGTCTTCAGAACGGACAATTTGAATTTTCGATTCCCAATTCGGGAAAGTCACTTTTAAGGCATTAGCACCAGGTTTAGAGCAAATAATTGTGGCTTGGGGTGCTTGTTCAAGGAGAACTTTGAGAGTTGCCATGCGATTGGGATTGACGTGATTGAGAAGAATATAATCTAACCGCGTCAAATCCAAATGTTTTTGTAATTCTTGTAAGAAAATTTGGGTGAAAGACTCGCCGGGAGGATCGATTAAAGCAGTGCGATCGCCTTGGATCAGGTAGGAGTTGGCTGTTGTTCCTTTTTGGCGAGCATATTCAACTTCAAACTTAAGGCGTTCCCAAGTACGCGATCGCAACACTAACGTATTAGTACTAATTTCAGCAACTTGAACGTCACGAGGGTGGGTGGTTGTAGGAATCACAGTTTGGAGAGACATAAAAGTTTGTTGGTGGATAAGGGGCTAAGGGCTAACGGCTAATAGCTAATGGTTAATGGCAATGAACAATTAACAATGGGCAATTAACAATCAATAATCAGAATGAGGATTCATTTCAGCGATTTCTTGGGCAAAACGCTTTTTGTAACGCTTTGAAACTTGTTGCTCAGGATCGATACCTTCAAAGGTTGGAGGTAGCCAAACTCTAAGAACCATTAACACGCCTAAAACAAGTAAAAAAGCACAGGCAGCTAAAACTTGCACAAAAGTCGTTTCGAGCACGCCACGCACAATCATTTCTCGCAACACAGAAACTATAGAAACTTCAACAGCAACTCCAATCGAAACTCGTTGCTCTTGCAGGTAAATGATTAGCAAGCGAAATAACTCTACCAAAATCAGCAATGACAGGATATCTGCCATCACAGTATG
This window encodes:
- a CDS encoding DUF4335 domain-containing protein codes for the protein MNIQRKYSLPNCTLVLEGLSDAAQTAQYQELRPALSILVNAECYLSGYRQPLSGGREFFESLTRTVSAYAQEFLSNVNHPQAHNFESELVQLQKIDVNRHRLIVHSEIPGQDLEVSSHNGKQPIQMDLNTVQLFDLVEAVDQFFADSQTLPELSLELQPVPKRYGSNSQALFKQTLPASVGATSLAAAAIAFGMIPPPQVRSPQPETQEQSSSTNPNANTSEPVPSTPLPLANQQVAANSTPTPTPISAATKNLTPTPSPTVANLEALLNTVPEITDASQLRALNRQIYNQINPTWKNRKALQQNAVFRVGVAADGTIIGYKAVDSESNQVVNQTPLPDLLSNPTNRTSVPKEAIAQFKVVFTNEGILQISPWRGYTKTPDVTGQKITDSNKIKELNQKLYSVVRQNWQGTPSYTRDLKYRVAVNKDGIIADYEPLNQVAFDYFRETPLPRMFHSVYGSTVAAPNTKEPLAHFEVVFQPSGKLQVNPWRGYK
- the pstC gene encoding phosphate ABC transporter permease subunit PstC, yielding MNTSANHHQPTVKPRSEFEKSLDRGFIWLTRIFALAIAGILLWIAIQVGADAMPAIQKFGANFLSKSVWNPVNNDYGVLPAIYGTLVSSFLGLLIAVPIGVGTAVLLSENLLPVSVRTVLVFLVELLAAIPSVVYGIWGIFVLVPIITAIGRWLNTYLGWLPIFSTPPTGPGMLPAGVILAIMTLPIITAISRDALIAVPRNLREAAVGLGATRWEAILKVIIPAAFSGIVSAVMLALGRAMGETMAVTMLIGNANTISPSLFAPANTISSLLANQFAEASGLQVAALMYAALILFVLTLLVNILAEFIVLRMKRL
- the lspA gene encoding signal peptidase II, which codes for MHLKNSLFWIAALIVFLLDQLTKYWVAQTFNLGQTLPLLPGIFHFTYVTNTGAAFSLLSGKVEWLRWLSLGVSLALIALAWFGPILHRWDQLGYGLILGGAMGNGIDRFVLGYVIDFLDFRLINFPVFNLADVFINVGIACLLIATFKKTPTSNRRPR
- a CDS encoding biotin transporter BioY, whose amino-acid sequence is MLAASNQLLWSMIGLLLTMGGTFLEAHITTLPLSWSKHGIHTFSLGVTFQIGGVLLVGCLGGKNAGALSQIAYLVMGLTLLPVFADGGGIGYVRLSQFGYLLGFIPGAWICGFFAFKARPRLETLAFSCICGLLTVHICGICYLILSYFFQWQGTETLSLTQAILKYSWFALPGQIAVICAITLIAYVLRQIMFY
- a CDS encoding transglycosylase domain-containing protein, producing MSSPPPPHKPQTLLGQITQAVQTIQARVDFSKLALKPNARVPELWVQDAGTDKAEVYPLLGDRYVLGRSSKSCDIVVRNPVVSQIHLSLSRDSTQRKPVFVIKDENSTNGIYRGKRRVTSLELRHGDILTLGPPELAASVRLQYVDPPPVYVKAATWGAYGVGGVSALMALIIGVEWLKFSVRPLPIATRAPVIVYARDGETPLREPRTTAHIDMKRLEDFGPYLPSAVVASEDSRYYWHFGVDPYGILRAIFINTKSGDVQQGASTVTQQVARSLFREYVGRQDSLGRKLREAIVSFKLETFYSKDYILLTYLNRVFLGADTSGFEDAARYYFDKSAKELTLAESATLVGILPGPNSFNFCGDNESRRRVVEYRNRVLRRMLNAGKIKQDEYNRARRSPVEISPKVCETQAKTIAPYFYSYVFQELESILGKDIAGEGNFIIETQLDPAIQSQAETALRNHVNDAGRSFNFSQGAIVTLDSSTGAVLAMAGGTDYAKSQFNRAFQAQRQPGSTFKIFAYTTAIEQGISPSTSYSCSSLTWQGFTYKPCRAGADVSLDVATGLAQSENPIALRIARQVGLNKVVSMAQRLGVKSQLDPVPGLVLGQSVVNVLEMTGAFGAISNRGVWNRPHAISRILDSSDCKDRNDLKTCRVIYSFDQDADANRRVLRTEVANTMTRLLRGVVTSGTGTRAAIGDFAVSGKTGTTDKNVDLWFIGYIPSRRIATGVWLGNDNNSPTSGSSAQAAQLWGNYMRRVVR
- the pstS gene encoding phosphate ABC transporter substrate-binding protein PstS, which produces MLFRTPAINQSLLSKTVSVLVLAMSLAACGGENNTATNDASPNTATDATASSPGKLDLGGTVRLTGAGASFPAPLYQTWFQNLNKKYPSLQVSYQSVGSGAGVEQFTKGTVDFGASDVAMKDDEIQKVPQDKGVLLLPMTAGTIVLAYNLPGVEQLNLPRAVYTDILLGKIKTWNDPKIAAANSGVNLPNEPITVVYRSDGSGTTGVFTKHMSTISPEWKSKVGEGKTVSWPVGVGAKGNEGVTAQVQQTQGSIGYIEYGYAKQNNLKFAALENKAGKFVTPNDESASKTLEAITLPTNMRAFEPDPQGDASYPIISYSWILAYKKYPDAAKAKAVEAMIEYGLTEGQKVAPELGYVALPQNVIEKVAAAADAISPDYKIAVGSSNSPSANK